The nucleotide window AGTTCGACCTCCAGCTCCCCGGCCAGGTACTGGCGCTCGAACTCCTTATTCTCCCCGACATAGGAAGAGACCATTTTCCTGATCTGCCGGTTCTGCAGCAGAATACCGAGTCCCCACTCGTCCACGCCGCAGTTGTTGGAAATGACCGTCAGCTCGCGAGTCCCCTTCTCCCGGAGCCCCTGGATCAACTTTTCCGGAATGCCGACCAGGCCGAAGCCCCCTGCCATGATGCTGGCGCCATCATGGATACCCTCCAGCGCCTCCTGGATGCTTGCGCAGACGACTGCCACGTTCTACCTCCTGTGATTGTCCGTTACCCGCCCGTAATGCTCCGGTCACAACGACCGCTTCAGCAGCCTTCCCAATTCTCCGACAACACCCCTCCGGAATGAGAGCACGCAGACAACGAAGATGATGCCGATCACCACCATCACCCACGAACCGAGCGAGCTCAACTGAGAATGCAGTGCGACAACCGTAAAGGCACCCACCAACGGCCCGAACACCGTCCCCAGCCCTCCCAGCAGGGTCATCAGCACCACCTCGCCGGAAGTATGCCAATTGACGTCGGTCAGGGACGCCAATTGAAAGACTAGTCCTTTGGCAGCGCCGGCCATGCCCGCCAGGGCAGCCGAGATCACGAAGGCCAGCAGCTTGAAGCGTTCAACGCGATAGCCGAGTGAAACCGCCCGCGGCTCGTTTTCGCGGATCGCCTTCAGAACCTGGCCGAACGGGGAATGGATGGCGCGATAGACCACCCAGAAGCCGAAACAGAACAGGCCGAAGATAAAGTAGTACAGATTCAGTTCCAGCGTTTTTCCGCCGATGCTGTAGCCGTGGTTCAGGTCGATCAGGCCGAGCAGCATGCCGCGCGGAATGTCCTGCAGGCCATCCTCGCCGCCGGTAAAGGGTGACTTGACCGCGACGAAATAGATGATCTGGGCCAGGGCCAGGGTGATCATGGCGAAATAGATCCCCTGGCGGCGAATGGCCAGGCTGCCGAAAAGGAAACCGAGCAGCGCGGCGAAAAGCGTCCCGATCAGGATACCGACCTCCGGGGTGACCCCGGCATATTTGACCAGGTAACCGGTGACATAGGCCGCGCCGCCGAAAAAGGCGGCGTGGCCGAAGGACAGCAGCCCGGCATAGCCGATCAGCAGGTTGAAGGCACAGGCAAAGAGCGCAAAGCACAGCAGTTTCATCAGAAAGATCGGATAGACGATAAAAGGGGCCACCAGGCCGAGGGCCACCAGCACTGACCAGAGTGTCTTGTTCATTTCGCGCCCCTCACTGCTCCCGGCCGAACAGGCCGGACGGTTTTACCAGCAATACTACCACCATCATGATAAAGATCACCGTGCTGGATGCCGGGGGATAGATCACCTTGGTCAAGCCTTCCACCATGCCGAGCATCAGGCCGGTGAGAATCGAACCCATGATCGATCCCATGCCGCCGATCACCACCACCGCAAACACGGTAATGATCATCTCGGCTCCCATTACCGGCGAAACGGAATAGATTGGCGCAGCCACGACTCCGGCCAGGGCGGCAATGGCCACTCCGTAGCCGTAGGTCAGGGTAATCATCAGGGGCACATTGATGCCGAAGGCCTGCACCAGCCGGGGATTCTCCGTACCGGCCCGCAGCCAGGAGCCGAGCTTGGTCCGCTCGATCACCAGCCAGGTGCTGAAGCAGACCACCAGCGCCACTGCAATGGACCAGAGCCGATAGGTGGGAAACATCATGAATCCCAGGTTGACCGCGCCGTTCAGGATCTCCGGTTTGCCCTCGTAAGGGGTCCCGGCCACGTTGTAGTAGTTGGTGAAGACCCCTTGCAGGATGAGCGCCACACCGAAAGTCAACAGCAGTCCATACAGGTGGTCGACCTTGTAGAGCCGACTGAGCATGGTCTTTTCGATCAGCATGCCCAGCAGGCCGACCACCAGGGGTGCCACCACCAGTGCGGCCCAGTAGTTGAGGTGGAAATCCGGCATACCCATGAGCGTGCCCCATTCCGCATATCCCGACAGGGCCACGAAGGCTCCCAGCATGTACAATGCGCCATGGGCGAAGTTGATGATGTTCAGCAGGCCGAAGATGACCGCCAGCCCCAGGCTGAGCACGGCATAGAAGGCACCGTTGTTCAGGCCGAGCATCAGTTGCGACATAACGGTTTGGAAGGATATCTCCATGGTGATTCCTTATCCTTGAATCTGTGCTGCGTTCGGCCATGCAGGGGCGACCCCGTGACGATCGCCCCTGCTGCGGTTCATGCGGATGCCAGGCTTACTTCTTCACCTGCGAGCAGGTACTTTCGGAAAGCGGCATGAAGGCCTTGTCCCCCGGCACCGTCTTGACGATCCTGAGGATGTCCCAATCGGCCTTGGACTCGGACGGCTTCTTGACCTCCATCAGGTACATGTCGTGCACCATGCGGCCATCGGCCCGGATCTTGCCGTTCACGGCAAAAAAGTCGCTGATGTTGGTCGATTTGAGCTTGGCCATGACCGCATCGGGATCGTCGGTACCGGCCGCCTTGATCGCCTTGAGGTAGTTCATGGTGGCCGAGTAGGCACCGGCTTGATCCATGGTGGGCATGGCCTTATGCTTTTTGAAGAAACGCTGCGACCATTCTCGGGTGGCCTTGTCGCGGTCCCAGTAGAAGCCGGAGGCGAACTGCATGCCCTGGGCCGTTTTCAGCCCCAGGCTCTTGACGTCGGTGTCGAACACCAGCATCCCCACCACGGTCTGTCCTTTCTGGACGATGCCGAACTCGCCAGCCTGCTTGACGGCATTGGTGAAATCCCCCCCTGCATTGGCCAGCCCGATCACCTTGGCCCCTGAAGCCTGGGCCTGCAGCAGGTAGGAGGAGAAGTCCGAAGTGGAAAGCGGATGGCGCACTGAGCCGACCACCTTGCCTCCCAGCTTGTTCACGAAGCTGGTGGTGTTCTTCTCCAGGGAATGGCCGAAGGCATAATCGGCCGTGATGAAGAACCAGCTCTTCCCACCATGATTGACGACCTCACTTCCGGCCACATTGCCCAGGGCATAGTTGTCGTAGGCATAGTGGATGCCATAAGGGGTGCAATCCTTGTTGGTCAGGTCGGTGGAACCGGCGCCGGTGTTCATCGTAATGCGTTTCTTGTCCGCTCCGACCTTCTGCACCGCCAGTGCGCAGGCCGAGTTCAACAGCCCGGTCACCATGTCGACCTTGCCGGTGTCGAACCACTCGCGGGCTTTGGTGGAAGCGATGTCAGCCTTGTTCTGGTGGTCAGCGGAGATCACTTCGATCGGTTTGCCCAGCACTTTGCCGCCGAAGTCGGCCACTGCCATTTCAACCGCCACCAGGGTCCCTTTGCCGCCGATGGCCGAATACACGCCCGACATGTCGGTCAATACGCCGATCTTGACCACCCCGTCTGAAATTCCCTTGCCGGCCGCCCCGGCCGATGCCGCCATGCCAAGTATTGCCGCACATGCTGTTGCCCTGATGCACCATTTCATAGCCTCTCCCCCTTCCGATTATGTGGTCTGCTTACACGCCGAGATACCTGTTGAGCCTGTCCCTGCTGCCTGCCAGTTCTTCCCTGGATATCACGTCGGCGATCGCGCCGTGCTCGATGATATAGTGCCGGTCCGCCAGATCGGCGGCGAAATGAAAATTCTGCTCCACCAGAATGATCGTAAAACCGCGCTCTTTCAGCTGCCGCACCGTCCGCCCGATGGCCTGCACGATAACCGGTGCCAGCCCTTCGGTCACCTCGTCCAGAAGCAGCAGGTCCGCCCCGGTACGCAGAATCCTGGCCAAGGCAAGCATCTGCTGTTCGCCGCCGGAAAGGCGGGTGCCGATGCTTTTTCTGCGTTCCAGCAGATTGGGGAACATGTCGTAAATCTCGTCCATGCTCATGCCCCCCTGCTTGATGACCGGCGGCAGCAGCAGGTTTTCCTCCACATTCAGACTCGAAAAGATTCCGCGCTCCTCGGGGCAATAGCCGATGCCGAGGCGCGCGATGCGGTGGGTCTGCATTTTGATGGTCTCGTGCCCCTGTTTCATGATCGAACCGCTGCGGCGCCCGACCAGCCCCATGATCGATTTCAGAATCGAGGTCTTGCCCGCACCATTGCGCCCCAGAAGCGTGACCAGTTCACCCCGTTTGACCGAGAGCGAGGCACCGTGCAGGATGTGCGATTCACCGTACCAGGCGTGCAGATCGGAAACCGCCAGCAATTCGTTCATGCCGGAACCACCCACGGCAATTTCACTCATGGCCGACCCCCATATAGGCTTCCATGACCCGGGAATCGGCGGAAACCTCGGCATAGGTGCCCTCTGCCAGAATGGAGCCGCGCTGCAGGACCGTGATGCGGTCAGCCAGGCTGGCCACCACCTGCAGGTTGTGTTCGACCATCAGGATGGTCCGGCCGACCGCTACCCGTCGCACCAGTTCCGTAATGCGGCCCACATCTTCCCCTCCCATGCCCTGGGTCGGCTCATCCAGCAGCATCAGCTCCGGCTCCAGCGCCAGAGTGGTCGCTATTTCCAATGCCCGCTTGCGGCCATAGGACAACTCCACGGCCGGCTCGTCGGCCGAGTTCTGGAGGCCGACCGCTTCCAGCAGCTCCATGGCCCGCTCGTTCAGATGATTCAGGCGGACGGACGATTTCCAGAAGTGGTAGGAGGTGCCCAGGCTGCGTTGCAGGGCAACCTTCACGTTCTCACGGGGAGTCAGGTTGGGAAAAACCGCCGATATCTGGAAAGAACGCACGATGCCCCGCACAGCAATATCAGCCGGTTTCTCGCTCGTAATGTCGTTGCCATTGAAATGTATGCTGCCCGAGGTGGGGGTAATGAACTTGGTCAGCAGGTTGAACACGGTAGTCTTGCCGGCTCCGTTCGGTCCGATCAGGGCATGGATGTGGCCGCGCCCGATCTGCAGGTTGACCGCGGAAACAGCGCTGAACCCCTTGAATTCCTTGGAGAGGCTTCTGGTGGTGAGAATGCAGTCCGTCATGCACCGTACTCCTGAACCGGCCCAGGCCGGAGGCATGAATCAAGAGAATGTCTTGATCGCTTCATCTAAGAGATGTTGAAATTCTCAGGTTGTTCAAAAATGGGTAGATCGTCGCACCCGCAGGAAGCCCCGCGGAGGCGTAGCAGCGCTACGCCGCACAAGGTGACTGACGAGGACGGCGGCGAGATACCCATTTTTCAACAACCCTCTAATGCGACATCAGAACGGGAACGGTCATCTCCCGCAGGATCTGGCCCGCCACCTGCCCCAACCCGGATCCCCGGCGTGCTCCCGGAGAGTAGGCACCCATAACGAGCAGATCATAGCCACCTTCAGAGACCCGGTTCAGAAGGGTATCTGCCAGGGTGGCGGAGGTAACCGGGAACAGCTCGGTCCGGGCCTGGAGAGTATGCTGCCCGAGGTGTTCGCGGATATTTTCTCCATAGTGCTGGTGCGATTCTTCCTCCGATGCGATGGTCAACAGCGTCACCTGCTCTGCCTGCCGCAGGATCGGCAAGGCGTCGTGCAGTGCACGGGCAGCTTCCCGACCGTTCTTCCAGGCCACCAGTACCCGCCGGCCGATCGTAGGGAAGGAGCCTGCCACAGGAACGATCAGTACCGGCCGGCCGCTCCGCACCACAAGCGGCTCCACGATAGCCGCGGTGCGAGCGACGCGAGGCGATTCCTGACTGACAATCACTACATCGCTGCAGTGAGCCCCTTTGATCATCAGCTCTGATTTCCCCACCCCCACCGCGCTGGATTCGATCCTGCGGCAGCCGCAGGGCACCGCGGCATTCCGAGCCTTTGCCATCAACAGCGCTGCGGCAGCCGCCACTTTTTCTTCGGCACGCAGATACCGGGGCTGGTAATAGCCATGGGTCACAATCGACAGACCATTCACCCGCGCCCCCTGTGCCTGTGCCACACTCAGGGCGACATCGATCCTGCGTTCACAGTGCGGCGAATCATCCAGATAGAGAAGAATGTCCTTAAAGCTCATTGTCCCCTCAAAAATAAAACAAGTTTATACAATTCAAGCAACTGTTATGCCACCATACGTAACAAACAATTACAGACCACATTAAGTTTGTTTTTTTATTGATTTATTTAAGATTGAAATAGCAAAACACAGTAATGCTTAGTTCAGGTCAGGCGTATATTTTCCATAAAATTGGAAAGATTGATGGCAACTGCATTTGATTGGCACTGCCGGAGGGGAATTGGATGGAAGCTAACTATCTGTTTGAACGTTTAAAAAAGAGGCAGGCATTACTTTTCCCAAATATTGGAAAAAATTCCTATTTTTTGGAAAAGGCGGGAGAAATCTTGACTACAGACGGATATCGTACTGATCAACCTTGGCATAGAGAGATGACTTGCTGATACCCAGCCGGAGGGCGGCTGCCTGCTTATCCCCTTTTTCCTCGCGGATAGCGGCCCGGATAGCCTCCTCTTCGGCCTGCCGGACAGCGGCCTTAAGGCTGCGCCCGGCTTCCGGCGTCGATAGGGTTGCCCCCTTGGACAACGCAGCAGGGAGATCGTTGCGGGTGATCGTCGTGCCGAGCTTGACGTACAGTGCTTGTTCGAGAATGTTCCGCAGCTCACGTACGTTGCCCGGCCAGTCGTATCGCTTGAGTACTTCAGCCACATCCGGCTCGACCCCTTCGACCGGGATGCCGGTTTCGCGCTCCAACTGGCGCAGGTGAAAGTGTATCAGCAGCGGAATGTCCTCGCGGCGGCTGCGCAAGGGGGGAAT belongs to Geobacter sp. SVR and includes:
- a CDS encoding ABC transporter ATP-binding protein; translated protein: MSEIAVGGSGMNELLAVSDLHAWYGESHILHGASLSVKRGELVTLLGRNGAGKTSILKSIMGLVGRRSGSIMKQGHETIKMQTHRIARLGIGYCPEERGIFSSLNVEENLLLPPVIKQGGMSMDEIYDMFPNLLERRKSIGTRLSGGEQQMLALARILRTGADLLLLDEVTEGLAPVIVQAIGRTVRQLKERGFTIILVEQNFHFAADLADRHYIIEHGAIADVISREELAGSRDRLNRYLGV
- a CDS encoding branched-chain amino acid ABC transporter permease, yielding MNKTLWSVLVALGLVAPFIVYPIFLMKLLCFALFACAFNLLIGYAGLLSFGHAAFFGGAAYVTGYLVKYAGVTPEVGILIGTLFAALLGFLFGSLAIRRQGIYFAMITLALAQIIYFVAVKSPFTGGEDGLQDIPRGMLLGLIDLNHGYSIGGKTLELNLYYFIFGLFCFGFWVVYRAIHSPFGQVLKAIRENEPRAVSLGYRVERFKLLAFVISAALAGMAGAAKGLVFQLASLTDVNWHTSGEVVLMTLLGGLGTVFGPLVGAFTVVALHSQLSSLGSWVMVVIGIIFVVCVLSFRRGVVGELGRLLKRSL
- a CDS encoding universal stress protein, with translation MSFKDILLYLDDSPHCERRIDVALSVAQAQGARVNGLSIVTHGYYQPRYLRAEEKVAAAAALLMAKARNAAVPCGCRRIESSAVGVGKSELMIKGAHCSDVVIVSQESPRVARTAAIVEPLVVRSGRPVLIVPVAGSFPTIGRRVLVAWKNGREAARALHDALPILRQAEQVTLLTIASEEESHQHYGENIREHLGQHTLQARTELFPVTSATLADTLLNRVSEGGYDLLVMGAYSPGARRGSGLGQVAGQILREMTVPVLMSH
- a CDS encoding ABC transporter ATP-binding protein — its product is MTDCILTTRSLSKEFKGFSAVSAVNLQIGRGHIHALIGPNGAGKTTVFNLLTKFITPTSGSIHFNGNDITSEKPADIAVRGIVRSFQISAVFPNLTPRENVKVALQRSLGTSYHFWKSSVRLNHLNERAMELLEAVGLQNSADEPAVELSYGRKRALEIATTLALEPELMLLDEPTQGMGGEDVGRITELVRRVAVGRTILMVEHNLQVVASLADRITVLQRGSILAEGTYAEVSADSRVMEAYMGVGHE
- a CDS encoding branched-chain amino acid ABC transporter permease; amino-acid sequence: MEISFQTVMSQLMLGLNNGAFYAVLSLGLAVIFGLLNIINFAHGALYMLGAFVALSGYAEWGTLMGMPDFHLNYWAALVVAPLVVGLLGMLIEKTMLSRLYKVDHLYGLLLTFGVALILQGVFTNYYNVAGTPYEGKPEILNGAVNLGFMMFPTYRLWSIAVALVVCFSTWLVIERTKLGSWLRAGTENPRLVQAFGINVPLMITLTYGYGVAIAALAGVVAAPIYSVSPVMGAEMIITVFAVVVIGGMGSIMGSILTGLMLGMVEGLTKVIYPPASSTVIFIMMVVVLLVKPSGLFGREQ
- a CDS encoding ABC transporter substrate-binding protein, with translation MKWCIRATACAAILGMAASAGAAGKGISDGVVKIGVLTDMSGVYSAIGGKGTLVAVEMAVADFGGKVLGKPIEVISADHQNKADIASTKAREWFDTGKVDMVTGLLNSACALAVQKVGADKKRITMNTGAGSTDLTNKDCTPYGIHYAYDNYALGNVAGSEVVNHGGKSWFFITADYAFGHSLEKNTTSFVNKLGGKVVGSVRHPLSTSDFSSYLLQAQASGAKVIGLANAGGDFTNAVKQAGEFGIVQKGQTVVGMLVFDTDVKSLGLKTAQGMQFASGFYWDRDKATREWSQRFFKKHKAMPTMDQAGAYSATMNYLKAIKAAGTDDPDAVMAKLKSTNISDFFAVNGKIRADGRMVHDMYLMEVKKPSESKADWDILRIVKTVPGDKAFMPLSESTCSQVKK